A stretch of Nonomuraea africana DNA encodes these proteins:
- a CDS encoding nuclear transport factor 2 family protein translates to MTNPALQIALAYHRAWTGKDLDLALTYLADEVVCDAPAGRIVGIEAYRDFLAPFAERLLISVEMIAAFGDDSTAVLVYDTETIPAKSAPAAECVTVRDGKIVYNRFVFDRTPFDEFRRRQEPARP, encoded by the coding sequence ATGACCAACCCAGCATTGCAGATCGCGCTCGCCTACCACCGCGCGTGGACCGGTAAGGACCTCGACCTGGCGTTGACGTACCTCGCCGACGAGGTGGTGTGCGACGCCCCGGCGGGACGGATCGTCGGCATCGAGGCGTACCGGGACTTCCTGGCGCCCTTCGCCGAGCGGCTCCTCATCAGCGTGGAGATGATCGCCGCGTTCGGGGATGACAGCACGGCCGTGCTCGTGTACGACACCGAGACGATCCCGGCCAAGAGCGCACCGGCGGCCGAATGCGTCACGGTCCGAGACGGGAAGATCGTCTACAACCGCTTCGTGTTCGACCGCACGCCGTTCGACGAGTTCCGCCGCCGGCAGGAGCCGGCCCGTCCGTAG
- a CDS encoding RNA polymerase subunit sigma-70 yields the protein MMSPSGVTSYDTGEPQNGTVVAEIAFDELIPAYRHELLLHCYRLLGSLTDAEDVLQETLLAAWRGLDGFQHRASVRSWLYRIATNRCLNALRDRGRRIPPEPRPPFQPPEPSRHGDVPWLQPYPDTLLEHVPDAEPGPEARYATREAIELAFVAALQRLPPRQAAALVLCDVLGYPLGAAAPMLDTTPTAVKGLLQRARTALGRHRGDARAEPPAPGSAQERHLVHRFAEAFTTDDIDTLVTLLTDDAWLAMPPAPHEYHGATAIAAFLRASAAWRADRRFELRPTRANGQPAFTWRLAGAVEPPAGVIVLTLTGDRLRGITRFHDDRLPRHFESSLADQAS from the coding sequence ATGATGTCTCCTTCCGGTGTCACCTCTTACGACACCGGCGAGCCGCAGAACGGAACGGTCGTGGCGGAAATCGCGTTCGATGAGCTGATCCCGGCGTACCGGCACGAGTTGCTGTTGCACTGCTACCGGCTGCTCGGCTCGCTGACCGACGCGGAGGACGTGCTGCAGGAGACGCTGCTGGCGGCCTGGCGCGGCTTGGACGGCTTCCAACATCGCGCGTCGGTGCGGTCGTGGCTGTACCGCATCGCCACCAACCGCTGCCTCAACGCGCTGCGCGACCGCGGCCGGCGGATCCCGCCCGAACCCCGCCCGCCGTTCCAGCCGCCCGAGCCCAGCCGCCACGGCGACGTGCCGTGGCTCCAGCCGTACCCGGACACGCTGCTGGAGCACGTGCCCGACGCTGAGCCCGGCCCCGAGGCGCGCTACGCGACACGGGAGGCGATCGAGCTGGCGTTCGTCGCCGCGCTCCAGCGGCTCCCGCCGCGGCAGGCCGCCGCCCTGGTGCTCTGCGACGTGCTCGGCTACCCGCTCGGCGCGGCCGCGCCGATGCTCGACACCACACCGACCGCCGTCAAAGGACTGCTGCAGCGGGCACGGACCGCTCTCGGCCGGCACCGCGGCGACGCCCGAGCCGAACCGCCCGCGCCGGGGTCGGCACAGGAGCGCCACCTGGTCCACCGCTTCGCCGAGGCCTTCACCACCGACGACATCGACACACTGGTCACCCTGCTCACCGACGACGCGTGGCTGGCCATGCCGCCCGCGCCGCACGAGTACCACGGCGCCACGGCGATCGCCGCATTCCTGCGGGCGAGCGCCGCATGGCGCGCGGATCGGCGCTTCGAGTTGCGCCCGACCCGCGCCAACGGGCAGCCGGCGTTCACGTGGCGTCTTGCCGGCGCCGTCGAACCACCCGCAGGGGTGATCGTGCTCACGCTCACCGGCGATCGCCTCCGCGGCATCACCCGATTCCACGACGACCGGC
- a CDS encoding TfoX/Sxy family protein, with the protein MAYDEVLASRVEDLLGGRPDVTRRRMFGGLVWLVCGNMAIAVRGEGGLLVRIAPDDHDAMLAEAGTAAMVMRGRLMVGWITATPEACATPPDLARWVRRSLTYARTLPPK; encoded by the coding sequence GTGGCGTACGACGAGGTGTTGGCCAGCCGGGTGGAGGACCTGCTCGGCGGCCGGCCGGACGTGACACGGCGGCGGATGTTCGGCGGGCTCGTGTGGCTGGTGTGCGGCAACATGGCCATCGCCGTACGGGGCGAGGGCGGCCTGCTGGTGCGGATCGCCCCTGACGACCACGACGCGATGCTCGCCGAGGCCGGCACCGCCGCGATGGTCATGCGCGGCCGGCTGATGGTCGGCTGGATCACCGCGACTCCGGAGGCCTGCGCCACGCCGCCGGACCTGGCCAGGTGGGTGCGGCGGAGCCTGACCTACGCTCGGACCCTGCCGCCGAAGTGA